One stretch of Streptomyces sp. MMBL 11-1 DNA includes these proteins:
- a CDS encoding regulator component — protein MDLEQLRAACEARVEALRLPHRFTTRDLRDAVAGQRGRPILLRPLSTLGAADAPCGIRLETPDADLLFYEEATSPLHQNHILAHEISHIICDHPGSLELEPDTLRAIGFSPTLVQRLSGRTSYTSEDEREAEVMASVIRQLMYRGREDPPARPASGAESWDALFAEPHRKKRHPK, from the coding sequence ATGGACCTCGAGCAGCTTCGCGCCGCGTGTGAGGCACGCGTCGAGGCGCTTCGGCTCCCGCACCGCTTCACCACCCGCGACCTCCGCGACGCCGTGGCCGGACAACGCGGACGCCCCATCCTCCTGCGCCCGCTGAGCACCCTGGGCGCCGCGGACGCTCCGTGCGGAATCCGCCTGGAGACGCCGGACGCCGACCTGTTGTTCTACGAGGAGGCCACCTCCCCCCTCCACCAGAACCACATCCTCGCCCACGAGATCAGCCACATCATCTGCGACCACCCGGGCAGCCTGGAGCTGGAGCCGGACACCCTCCGCGCGATCGGCTTCTCCCCCACCCTCGTCCAGCGCCTGTCCGGCAGAACCAGCTACACCAGCGAGGACGAACGCGAGGCCGAGGTGATGGCCAGCGTGATCCGGCAGCTCATGTACCGGGGCCGCGAGGATCCGCCGGCCCGGCCCGCCAGCGGCGCCGAGAGCTGGGACGCGCTGTTCGCCGAGCCGCACAGGAAGAAGCGCCACCCGAAATGA
- a CDS encoding helix-turn-helix domain-containing protein, which produces MEDDESPTFAELLDHLFREVHPPSRGPYTYAEVAEEIRRTATGEGRGVTASAIQQLRTGAKRNPTRHTIKALADFFGVPAGYFVDSAAAERTRAEIGLLAAMRDQGVRKVALRANGLSVDSLKMLSTVIEQARKLEGLATDDGPQDLNLDD; this is translated from the coding sequence ATGGAGGATGACGAGTCGCCCACCTTCGCCGAGCTCCTGGACCATCTCTTCCGCGAGGTGCACCCGCCTTCCCGGGGGCCCTACACCTACGCGGAGGTCGCCGAGGAGATCCGCAGGACCGCGACCGGGGAGGGGCGCGGCGTGACGGCGAGCGCCATCCAGCAGCTGCGCACCGGCGCCAAGCGGAACCCGACGCGGCACACCATCAAGGCCCTGGCCGACTTCTTCGGCGTACCGGCGGGCTACTTCGTCGACAGTGCGGCGGCCGAACGCACCAGGGCGGAGATCGGCCTCCTCGCGGCCATGCGCGACCAGGGCGTCCGCAAGGTGGCCCTGCGCGCCAACGGCCTGAGCGTCGACAGCCTCAAGATGCTGTCCACCGTGATCGAACAGGCCCGGAAGCTCGAAGGGCTCGCCACCGACGACGGCCCGCAGGACCTCAACCTCGACGACTGA
- a CDS encoding polyprenyl synthetase family protein: protein MKALTALSGNSMPARLRRAALVRRLTIDHPGLEARLRDGLDAVEKQLVIEAESAVDPRIADVTRHLAAAGGKRLRPLLVLIGAEFGDPWRDGLTQAAVVVELVHISSLYHDDVMDNAATRHGTSSANARWGERLAVLAGDLLLAKAARIAAELGREAADLNAEVAGQLVEGQLCELVGPGPGEEAISHYLRVVAGKTAALLAMSLRIGAQQAGAPEPVVEALGRYAEQLGFAFQIADDLLDIKAPTAEMGKEQGKDLTAGVASLPVLLALADRTPRGAELRELLAHGPVGPAGQRRALALFRRSSALAQAEAMMHERLDRARRALGALPPGPGVRTLGALCDFVADRTA from the coding sequence ATGAAGGCACTGACGGCGCTGAGCGGGAACTCGATGCCCGCCCGCCTGCGCAGGGCGGCTCTGGTCCGTCGGCTCACCATCGACCACCCGGGCCTCGAAGCGCGCCTGCGCGACGGCCTCGACGCGGTGGAGAAGCAACTGGTCATCGAGGCCGAGAGCGCCGTGGACCCGCGGATCGCCGATGTGACCCGCCACCTCGCGGCGGCCGGCGGCAAGCGGCTGCGCCCCCTGCTGGTACTCATCGGGGCCGAGTTCGGTGACCCCTGGAGGGACGGGCTCACCCAGGCCGCGGTCGTGGTGGAGCTGGTCCACATCTCGTCCCTCTACCATGACGACGTCATGGACAACGCCGCGACCAGGCACGGGACATCGAGCGCGAACGCCCGCTGGGGCGAGAGACTCGCCGTGCTGGCGGGCGACCTGCTGCTGGCGAAGGCCGCCCGGATCGCCGCCGAGCTCGGCCGGGAGGCCGCCGACCTGAACGCCGAGGTCGCGGGACAGCTCGTCGAGGGGCAACTGTGCGAACTCGTCGGGCCGGGCCCGGGCGAGGAGGCCATCAGCCACTACCTCCGAGTGGTGGCCGGCAAGACCGCGGCGCTGCTCGCCATGTCCCTGCGGATCGGCGCCCAGCAGGCGGGCGCGCCCGAGCCGGTCGTGGAGGCCCTGGGGAGGTACGCCGAACAGCTGGGCTTCGCCTTCCAGATAGCCGACGACCTGCTCGACATCAAGGCTCCGACCGCGGAGATGGGCAAGGAGCAGGGCAAGGACCTCACGGCCGGCGTCGCCAGCCTGCCGGTCCTCCTCGCGCTCGCCGACCGCACGCCGCGCGGCGCCGAACTGCGCGAACTCCTCGCCCACGGGCCGGTGGGACCCGCCGGACAGCGCCGGGCCCTCGCCCTCTTCCGCCGTTCCTCGGCGCTCGCCCAGGCGGAGGCCATGATGCACGAGCGGCTGGACCGGGCCCGCAGGGCGCTGGGGGCCCTTCCGCCCGGCCCGGGGGTCCGGACACTGGGCGCGCTCTGCGACTTCGTGGCCGACCGGACCGCCTGA
- a CDS encoding MbtH family protein — protein sequence MSNPFEDEEGQYYALANDELQHSLWPAFAEVPAGWTIVHGQDTRQACLDYINTHWTDMRPKSLIDAMGGTA from the coding sequence ATGAGCAACCCTTTTGAGGACGAGGAAGGCCAGTACTACGCGCTCGCCAACGACGAGCTGCAGCACTCCCTCTGGCCGGCCTTCGCCGAGGTTCCGGCGGGCTGGACCATCGTCCACGGCCAGGACACCCGCCAGGCGTGCCTCGACTACATCAACACCCACTGGACCGACATGCGGCCCAAGAGTCTGATCGACGCCATGGGCGGAACCGCCTGA
- a CDS encoding 2-hydroxychromene-2-carboxylate isomerase gives MAVKPPRWYFSLRSPYSWLAFRELTQNAPDVAEAIEWRPYWEPDEVSARLLAEAGIHQLPYVPMSKEKHLYILQDVKRLAAERGLSVAWPVDTEPCWDVSHLAYLVAQDAGRGVDFIGAVYRARWEQGLDISDRATIAAIGEELGLDPEALAHAADDPEIRRRGVDALRAVDRDGVFGVPFFIHRHDKFWGSDRLPGFIASVRARAAASRTPSPPEPGAESVRPGLLVPAGDAGHAGGCG, from the coding sequence ATGGCTGTCAAACCCCCGCGCTGGTACTTCTCGCTGCGCAGCCCGTACTCCTGGCTCGCCTTCCGCGAGCTGACCCAGAACGCCCCGGATGTGGCGGAAGCGATCGAATGGCGGCCGTACTGGGAGCCGGACGAGGTGAGCGCGCGGCTGCTGGCCGAGGCCGGGATCCACCAGCTTCCCTACGTCCCCATGTCCAAGGAGAAGCACCTGTACATCCTCCAGGACGTCAAGCGGCTGGCCGCCGAGCGCGGGCTCTCGGTGGCCTGGCCGGTGGACACCGAACCCTGTTGGGACGTCTCCCACCTGGCGTACCTGGTGGCTCAGGACGCCGGCCGGGGCGTGGACTTCATCGGCGCCGTGTACCGGGCCCGCTGGGAACAGGGCCTCGACATCTCCGACCGGGCGACCATCGCCGCGATCGGCGAGGAGTTGGGGCTGGACCCGGAGGCGCTGGCCCATGCGGCCGATGACCCGGAGATACGCCGACGGGGTGTCGACGCCCTGCGGGCGGTCGACCGTGACGGCGTCTTCGGGGTGCCGTTCTTCATCCACCGGCACGACAAGTTCTGGGGTTCGGACCGGCTGCCCGGCTTCATCGCGAGCGTCCGGGCCAGGGCGGCGGCGTCCCGGACCCCGTCCCCGCCCGAGCCCGGCGCCGAGTCCGTACGGCCCGGTCTGCTCGTTCCCGCCGGCGACGCGGGTCACGCCGGCGGATGCGGTTAG
- the fabG gene encoding 3-oxoacyl-[acyl-carrier-protein] reductase, which produces MAEIESRVALVTGGARGIGRATVLRLARDGFDIAFCYQSNEAAALELEKEVSEIGVRVMSRKADVRDIELVRVLIAETEDTLGPIDAVVTAAGITRDNPLLLMKDEEWHQVLDVNLDGVYNVCRSVVFGMMKRKRGVIVNLSSVAGVYGNATQTNYSASKAGIIGFSRALAKEVGRYGIRANVVAPGFIDTDMTSVLTGKVKEKALESVPLGRLGQADEVADLVSYLVSDRAAYVTGAVVQIDGGITI; this is translated from the coding sequence ATGGCAGAGATCGAATCCCGAGTGGCACTCGTCACCGGCGGTGCACGGGGAATCGGCCGCGCCACCGTGCTGCGTCTGGCCCGGGACGGTTTCGACATCGCCTTCTGCTACCAGTCGAACGAGGCAGCTGCCCTGGAACTGGAGAAGGAGGTCTCGGAGATCGGCGTGCGGGTGATGAGCCGCAAGGCCGATGTCCGCGACATCGAGCTGGTACGCGTACTGATCGCGGAGACCGAGGACACGCTCGGCCCGATCGATGCCGTGGTGACCGCCGCGGGAATCACCCGGGACAACCCGCTGCTGCTCATGAAGGACGAGGAGTGGCACCAGGTGCTGGACGTCAACCTGGACGGTGTCTACAACGTCTGCCGTTCGGTCGTGTTCGGCATGATGAAGCGCAAGCGCGGTGTCATCGTCAACCTCTCCTCGGTGGCCGGGGTCTACGGCAACGCCACCCAGACCAACTACTCGGCGTCCAAGGCCGGGATCATCGGGTTCTCCCGCGCCCTGGCCAAGGAGGTCGGGCGCTACGGGATCCGGGCCAACGTGGTCGCGCCCGGCTTCATCGACACGGACATGACGTCCGTGCTCACCGGCAAGGTGAAGGAGAAGGCGCTCGAGTCGGTTCCGCTGGGCCGGCTGGGGCAGGCCGACGAGGTCGCCGACCTCGTCTCGTACCTCGTTTCGGACCGTGCCGCCTATGTCACCGGCGCCGTCGTACAGATCGACGGCGGCATCACCATCTGA
- a CDS encoding 3-hydroxyacyl-ACP dehydratase FabZ family protein, producing the protein MIGQSEIRRVLPHRFPMLLVDRVLDVVPGERLTALKAVTCNEPWYQNLGPDAAPQDYAYPRVLLTESWCQSAGLLASWESPDPDVLEGKVMLFGSVSEVAYLRPVLPGDVLEHRASISRVLGDTVIVEGESTVGGDVVMTVGRAVMAFRPAEELRPADTDPTTSS; encoded by the coding sequence GTGATCGGCCAGTCGGAGATCCGCAGGGTGCTTCCGCACCGCTTCCCCATGCTGCTCGTCGACCGGGTGCTCGACGTCGTACCGGGTGAACGGCTCACCGCCCTGAAGGCGGTCACCTGCAACGAACCCTGGTACCAGAACCTCGGTCCGGACGCCGCCCCCCAGGACTACGCGTACCCCCGGGTCCTGTTGACGGAGTCCTGGTGCCAGTCGGCCGGCCTGCTGGCCTCCTGGGAGTCGCCGGACCCCGACGTGCTCGAGGGCAAGGTCATGCTGTTCGGCAGCGTCTCCGAGGTCGCGTACCTGCGCCCGGTGCTGCCCGGGGACGTGCTGGAGCACCGGGCGTCCATCTCCCGGGTGCTGGGGGACACCGTGATCGTGGAGGGTGAGTCCACGGTCGGCGGTGATGTCGTCATGACCGTCGGACGCGCGGTGATGGCCTTCCGTCCGGCCGAGGAACTGCGCCCCGCCGACACGGACCCCACTACTTCTTCCTGA
- a CDS encoding 3-hydroxyacyl-ACP dehydratase FabZ family protein, with protein sequence MTRERPCSPVGARIEVLRPPSAGDGGRVGATTTVTIGADEAVFPGHYPGFPIFPGVCLIECVHLSGLQAPPPGAPRLELAAVETTRFLSPVFPGDQLEIGLAWTGGDGTWKCAATVATVRGSAATVRLRFDEEAA encoded by the coding sequence ATGACACGGGAACGGCCGTGCAGCCCCGTCGGCGCCCGGATCGAGGTGCTCCGCCCGCCGTCCGCCGGCGACGGCGGGCGCGTGGGCGCCACGACGACTGTCACCATCGGCGCGGATGAGGCGGTGTTCCCCGGGCACTATCCGGGGTTCCCCATATTCCCCGGCGTCTGCCTGATCGAATGTGTGCACCTCAGCGGCTTGCAGGCCCCGCCGCCCGGTGCCCCGCGACTGGAGCTGGCGGCAGTGGAGACGACGCGGTTCCTGAGCCCGGTCTTCCCCGGCGACCAGCTGGAGATCGGCCTGGCGTGGACGGGCGGGGACGGGACGTGGAAGTGCGCGGCCACGGTCGCCACCGTTCGTGGCTCCGCCGCCACGGTCCGGCTGCGGTTCGACGAGGAGGCGGCGTGA
- a CDS encoding acyl carrier protein, which produces MTITQNDSLDASTLLDKEELRSTIAEVLDLDIDEVTDDASFTEDLEVDSLMALEVVVVLEKKYGLRLEERELRQITSLDNAYIVLLGKLPAA; this is translated from the coding sequence ATGACGATCACTCAGAACGACTCCCTCGACGCCTCCACGTTGCTGGACAAGGAAGAGCTCCGCTCCACGATCGCCGAAGTGCTCGACCTGGACATCGACGAGGTGACGGACGACGCGAGCTTCACGGAAGACCTCGAGGTCGACTCGCTGATGGCGCTGGAGGTCGTGGTCGTACTGGAGAAGAAGTACGGACTGCGGCTGGAGGAGCGTGAGCTGCGGCAGATCACCTCCTTGGACAACGCCTACATCGTGCTGCTCGGAAAGCTCCCGGCGGCATGA
- a CDS encoding beta-ketoacyl synthase N-terminal-like domain-containing protein: protein MSEPTALVNRPVITAWSALSPFGIGRAAFAQGLRERRRTAAPLDQDQWHAAGESASLVPDFHIREVLGKKGTRSMDRVTGLAVTTVSRLLDDAPRNRQVATGENAALVLGTTTGSVQSQMDFTRDSLTGERPFFVDPARFPNAVMNCAAGQSAIWHQLKGPNTTIAGGHAAGLYALNYSRRLLNFGRAQTVLCGGVEEFSHARSWLDKHTHDPETDGAAVLPGEGCGLLLIEQGTPLDAEQPVLAEILAVEMGIALDGEIRQALVSCLNRAIRRAGVRPEDIWAVSTSEAPGPAGTQERAAVDEATAGAAPAHLTQTSLIGDTGAATAAFQIAGVLVHADGDSAAAGQVALVTSVDRDGAVGCALLRLG from the coding sequence ATGAGTGAGCCCACGGCTCTGGTGAATCGGCCGGTCATCACCGCCTGGTCGGCGTTGTCCCCCTTCGGTATCGGCAGGGCGGCCTTCGCGCAGGGGCTCAGGGAGCGCCGGCGCACAGCCGCCCCGCTCGACCAGGACCAGTGGCACGCTGCCGGGGAGAGTGCCTCCCTCGTACCGGACTTCCATATCCGTGAGGTGCTCGGGAAGAAGGGCACCCGGTCCATGGACCGGGTCACCGGCCTCGCGGTCACCACCGTGAGCCGCCTGCTCGACGACGCGCCGCGCAACCGGCAGGTGGCCACCGGCGAGAACGCCGCACTCGTCCTGGGTACGACGACCGGCAGTGTGCAGAGCCAGATGGACTTCACCCGGGACTCGCTCACCGGGGAACGGCCGTTCTTCGTCGACCCGGCGCGCTTCCCCAACGCGGTGATGAACTGCGCCGCCGGCCAGAGTGCCATCTGGCACCAGCTCAAGGGCCCCAACACGACGATCGCCGGTGGCCACGCCGCCGGGCTCTACGCACTGAACTACTCGCGCCGACTGCTCAACTTCGGCCGGGCGCAGACCGTCCTGTGCGGCGGTGTGGAAGAGTTCTCGCACGCCCGGTCCTGGCTGGACAAGCACACCCACGACCCGGAGACCGACGGCGCGGCGGTGCTGCCCGGTGAGGGCTGCGGGCTGCTGCTGATCGAGCAGGGCACGCCACTCGACGCCGAGCAGCCGGTGCTGGCCGAGATCCTCGCGGTCGAGATGGGGATCGCCCTGGACGGTGAGATCCGTCAGGCCCTGGTCTCCTGCCTGAACCGGGCCATACGGCGCGCGGGGGTACGACCCGAGGACATCTGGGCCGTCTCGACCAGCGAGGCGCCCGGCCCGGCCGGCACGCAGGAACGAGCCGCGGTCGACGAGGCCACCGCCGGGGCGGCTCCGGCCCATCTCACCCAGACCTCACTCATCGGGGACACCGGCGCGGCCACGGCGGCGTTCCAGATCGCCGGGGTGCTGGTGCACGCCGATGGCGACTCCGCCGCGGCGGGCCAGGTCGCGCTGGTCACCTCCGTCGACCGCGACGGAGCGGTCGGCTGCGCCCTGCTCCGCCTCGGCTGA
- a CDS encoding DsrE family protein: MRTASEPEAERLRFLLIESQAVAAPAGAGFRHDAVTQARMGHSVVLFLIQDGVTLALPGRAPELEALLQAGGRVWVDGFSLDQRGLREAGLLPSALTTDMDAVAAAVLDPAVRVVWH; this comes from the coding sequence ATGAGAACAGCATCCGAGCCGGAAGCCGAGCGCCTGCGGTTCCTCCTGATCGAGAGCCAGGCCGTCGCCGCGCCGGCCGGCGCCGGCTTTCGCCACGACGCGGTCACTCAGGCGCGGATGGGCCACTCCGTGGTGCTGTTCCTCATCCAGGACGGCGTGACTCTGGCCCTTCCCGGCAGGGCGCCCGAACTGGAGGCCCTGCTGCAGGCCGGGGGCCGCGTCTGGGTCGACGGGTTCTCCCTCGACCAGCGCGGGCTCCGCGAAGCCGGACTGCTGCCGTCGGCGCTCACCACGGACATGGACGCGGTGGCGGCAGCAGTCCTTGACCCGGCGGTAAGGGTGGTGTGGCACTGA
- a CDS encoding alpha/beta fold hydrolase: MSVTGTALVPEGAAAASAGTGDRDPVAVRRRSPGSPWRGRMLLLHGLANSASLWDACVDHGLEASGAEIWTAELPWRGDSVFELSAQGDVVPYMADALRAVPGGAGVVVAHSMGANVLLEFLNRRLEKGVDPFTEFGIRGLVLVSPFYRRSVEDFDWQSVASSVGGFARIMTEGIRVHSAGRLPEDILRGLGERVRDRVGAYGWMRFFETYLGTPRLRTGLFTVPCLVIAGEHDFAAPPEEGRALAADLPAGDFRLLEDCGHFLMIEQARRFADLVVQFVSSSSAAGPHGGPGPRPPWEHDR, from the coding sequence ATGTCCGTCACCGGCACCGCGCTCGTTCCCGAAGGGGCAGCGGCGGCCTCCGCGGGCACCGGCGACCGCGATCCCGTCGCGGTCCGCCGGCGGAGTCCGGGGAGCCCGTGGCGGGGCCGGATGCTGCTGCTTCACGGTCTGGCCAACAGCGCCAGCCTGTGGGACGCCTGCGTCGACCACGGGCTGGAGGCGAGCGGCGCGGAGATCTGGACGGCCGAGCTGCCCTGGCGTGGCGACAGCGTCTTCGAGCTGAGCGCGCAGGGTGACGTCGTGCCGTACATGGCCGACGCGCTGCGCGCGGTGCCCGGCGGTGCCGGTGTGGTGGTCGCCCACTCCATGGGCGCCAACGTGCTGCTCGAGTTCCTGAACCGGCGACTCGAGAAGGGCGTCGATCCGTTCACCGAGTTCGGCATCCGCGGCCTGGTCCTGGTATCGCCCTTCTACCGTCGTTCGGTAGAGGACTTCGACTGGCAGAGCGTGGCCTCGTCGGTCGGCGGATTCGCCCGGATCATGACCGAGGGCATCAGGGTGCACTCCGCGGGACGGCTCCCGGAGGACATCCTGCGCGGCCTGGGCGAACGGGTCCGGGACCGGGTCGGCGCCTACGGCTGGATGCGGTTCTTCGAGACGTATCTGGGGACCCCCCGGTTGCGGACCGGACTGTTCACCGTGCCTTGCCTCGTCATCGCGGGCGAGCACGACTTCGCCGCGCCTCCGGAGGAGGGACGCGCGCTCGCGGCCGACCTCCCCGCAGGGGACTTCCGTCTCCTGGAGGACTGCGGGCACTTCCTGATGATCGAGCAGGCGCGGCGCTTCGCCGACCTGGTCGTTCAGTTCGTCAGCTCGTCTTCGGCCGCAGGCCCGCACGGCGGACCCGGCCCCAGACCACCATGGGAGCACGATCGATGA
- a CDS encoding beta-ketoacyl synthase N-terminal-like domain-containing protein — MNAVVSGVGVVLPRAGSAAELMAPGPADAPPVEPRDLVGKKGLRYKDRATQLAYCAADAALRDAGLVGEDGLCVPAPSVAVVASSNYGNLDTVVRAMDTITRETSAAGSPMDLPNASSNVVAASVAIRFGLRGPNLMLCNGATSGLDAVHWALTLIEGGRASRVLVLGVEPDNEAVRAFLGGSRTIDGAVALVLESGASAAERGVTPLATLGGYVRRTGLEVCLKELEASGDGRPALWQVPAAATLADGLLDGVPRYDVSAHFGVGSGALGVLQCAAAVGWFAGGGAGPVYVTAGTDADDASAGLSLYGPVAV, encoded by the coding sequence ATGAACGCGGTGGTGAGCGGGGTCGGCGTCGTACTCCCCCGAGCGGGCTCGGCCGCTGAGCTGATGGCTCCGGGACCGGCCGACGCCCCGCCGGTGGAGCCCAGGGATCTCGTCGGCAAGAAGGGCCTTCGCTACAAGGACCGGGCCACCCAGCTCGCGTACTGCGCGGCGGACGCGGCCCTGCGGGACGCCGGGCTGGTGGGCGAGGACGGACTGTGCGTACCGGCTCCGTCCGTCGCTGTGGTCGCCAGCTCCAACTACGGAAACCTCGACACGGTCGTCCGGGCGATGGACACCATCACCAGGGAGACCTCGGCGGCCGGCAGTCCCATGGACCTTCCGAACGCCTCCAGCAACGTCGTCGCGGCGTCCGTGGCCATCCGCTTCGGTCTGCGCGGTCCCAACCTGATGCTGTGCAACGGCGCGACCTCCGGACTGGACGCCGTCCACTGGGCACTGACCTTGATCGAGGGCGGTCGGGCGTCGCGGGTGCTGGTGCTCGGTGTCGAGCCGGACAACGAGGCGGTGCGCGCGTTCCTCGGTGGCTCACGCACCATCGACGGAGCGGTGGCGCTGGTCCTGGAGAGCGGGGCGTCGGCGGCCGAGCGGGGCGTGACCCCGCTGGCGACGCTGGGCGGCTACGTCCGCAGGACGGGCCTGGAGGTCTGCCTCAAGGAGCTCGAGGCCTCCGGCGACGGCCGGCCGGCGCTCTGGCAGGTCCCGGCCGCGGCCACGCTCGCGGACGGTCTGCTCGACGGTGTGCCGCGGTATGACGTCAGCGCTCACTTCGGCGTGGGATCCGGCGCCCTGGGCGTACTCCAGTGCGCCGCGGCCGTCGGCTGGTTCGCGGGAGGCGGCGCCGGCCCGGTGTACGTCACGGCGGGCACCGACGCCGACGACGCCAGTGCCGGGCTCTCGCTGTACGGGCCGGTGGCGGTCTGA
- a CDS encoding beta-ketoacyl-[acyl-carrier-protein] synthase family protein: protein MSWPVTGMGAVACVGDSVDELFTNLCSGVSGVGELRGFDLSRHTARHAYEVDNRPEPGADVAGRATGLLIDAVGQAARDAGLDTDDLSGVPVLVGTGLRELRSVELWQRDGIDLAPEALHFGTALREAFNADDTHTFSNACSAGLYALALASDLLTQGTTDTVIVAGVDVLTESMYGLLERVQPEPPQRVRPFDRNRVGVLMGEGAAAVVLRRNAGTGQPVHGLVRDVAVNCDAYHATAPDPAGIAEAIREAHTRGGVKPKDIDLVMVHGTGTLLNDEAEALALSDVFGQDIDKPLMTAIKSMTGHTSGASGLLGLVVALRALAEGRVPPTVGLEDPVDEAADFRFVTGEVAHGPLAVAQLNAFGFGGINAVAIVEAAG from the coding sequence ATGAGCTGGCCCGTGACCGGTATGGGCGCCGTGGCCTGCGTCGGCGACTCGGTCGACGAACTCTTCACCAATCTGTGCTCGGGCGTCTCCGGCGTCGGTGAGCTGCGTGGCTTCGACCTCAGCCGGCACACCGCACGCCATGCGTACGAGGTGGACAACCGGCCGGAGCCCGGCGCCGATGTGGCCGGGCGGGCGACCGGACTGCTGATCGACGCGGTCGGCCAGGCGGCCCGGGACGCCGGACTCGACACCGACGACCTCAGCGGTGTCCCCGTGCTGGTCGGTACCGGACTGAGGGAGCTGCGTTCGGTAGAGCTGTGGCAGCGCGACGGCATCGACCTGGCCCCGGAGGCGCTGCACTTCGGCACCGCGCTGCGCGAGGCGTTCAACGCCGACGACACCCATACGTTCTCCAACGCCTGCTCGGCCGGGCTGTACGCGCTCGCTCTCGCCTCCGACCTGTTGACCCAGGGCACCACGGACACCGTCATCGTGGCAGGTGTCGACGTGCTGACCGAGAGCATGTACGGCCTGCTGGAGCGGGTCCAGCCGGAACCGCCTCAGAGGGTACGGCCGTTCGACCGCAACCGGGTCGGCGTGCTCATGGGCGAAGGCGCGGCCGCCGTCGTCCTGCGCCGCAACGCGGGCACCGGACAGCCGGTGCACGGACTGGTGAGGGACGTCGCGGTCAACTGCGACGCCTACCATGCCACCGCGCCCGACCCCGCCGGCATCGCCGAGGCCATCAGGGAGGCGCACACCCGGGGCGGTGTGAAGCCGAAGGACATCGACCTGGTGATGGTGCACGGCACGGGAACGCTGCTCAACGACGAGGCCGAGGCGCTCGCTCTGAGCGACGTGTTCGGCCAGGACATCGACAAGCCGTTGATGACGGCGATCAAGTCCATGACCGGTCACACGTCGGGCGCGTCCGGCCTGCTCGGCCTGGTCGTCGCCCTGCGGGCGCTGGCCGAGGGCCGGGTGCCGCCGACCGTCGGTCTGGAGGACCCGGTGGACGAGGCGGCCGATTTCCGCTTCGTCACCGGTGAGGTCGCGCACGGTCCGCTGGCCGTCGCGCAGTTGAACGCATTCGGCTTCGGCGGCATCAACGCCGTCGCGATCGTGGAGGCGGCCGGATGA